The Peribacillus sp. FSL P2-0133 genome has a segment encoding these proteins:
- a CDS encoding Rrf2 family transcriptional regulator, protein MKYSKATNYALHTMVHLTMEPKGQTVSVDQLAYMQDLSPTYLSKILTKLVKAGLIESVPGAKGGYSISRRAQDISFLDVIEAVEGQSVLFNCAFDHEESECLIERVMIEAEGNMKKELAGRTIQSIAEQRQETKKEK, encoded by the coding sequence ATGAAGTATTCAAAGGCAACCAATTATGCACTACATACAATGGTGCATTTAACGATGGAACCAAAAGGTCAGACGGTAAGCGTGGATCAGCTGGCGTACATGCAGGATTTGTCCCCTACTTACTTGTCGAAGATTTTGACGAAGCTTGTGAAGGCTGGATTAATTGAATCAGTGCCAGGGGCAAAAGGCGGCTACAGTATTTCACGCCGGGCGCAGGACATTTCCTTTCTGGATGTTATTGAAGCGGTGGAGGGTCAGTCGGTGCTTTTCAACTGTGCGTTTGACCATGAAGAAAGCGAGTGTTTAATTGAGCGCGTGATGATCGAGGCGGAAGGCAACATGAAGAAAGAACTGGCTGGACGAACGATTCAAAGCATTGCGGAGCAGCGTCAGGAAACAAAAAAAGAAAAATAA
- a CDS encoding NAD(P)/FAD-dependent oxidoreductase, whose product MLDCVIVGGGPAGLNAALVMGRAGRKTILFDEDKPRNQVTQESHGFITQDGVKPSEFKKRARTDVQKYPSVSIKEERVEIIEKASGVFRIQTKGGTDYMAKKVLLATGLRDVLPEIPGIQNVYGTSVFGCPFCDGWEMRGQALAVIAENERAFHMGKLLSNWSGDVIVFTNGYQVLDEEKDIFARQHVTVVEEKIESLKSKGGKLTSIRLQNGQEIKREAGIVVTDLAQSAPFAEQLGCEITPNGGIKVDSFGRTTVEGVFACGDTSLSTPSQLVIAAAEGNKAAAGVIMDLVEAAFLLEA is encoded by the coding sequence GTGTTGGATTGTGTAATTGTTGGTGGAGGACCTGCAGGACTGAATGCCGCATTGGTCATGGGGCGTGCTGGGCGGAAAACAATTTTGTTTGATGAGGATAAACCCCGTAACCAGGTGACGCAGGAGTCGCACGGATTTATCACACAGGATGGGGTAAAGCCGTCAGAATTCAAGAAGCGGGCAAGAACGGATGTCCAAAAATATCCGTCCGTCTCCATTAAGGAGGAGCGGGTGGAGATTATTGAAAAAGCCAGTGGTGTGTTCCGAATTCAAACGAAAGGCGGAACGGATTACATGGCAAAAAAAGTGCTTCTCGCAACAGGTCTTCGGGATGTTTTGCCGGAGATTCCAGGCATACAGAATGTATACGGAACGAGTGTTTTTGGCTGTCCGTTTTGTGATGGCTGGGAAATGCGGGGCCAAGCATTGGCGGTGATTGCAGAAAATGAACGGGCTTTTCATATGGGAAAACTGCTGTCAAACTGGAGCGGTGATGTAATTGTGTTTACAAATGGCTATCAGGTGCTTGATGAGGAGAAGGATATCTTTGCTAGGCAGCACGTAACAGTCGTGGAAGAAAAGATTGAAAGTCTTAAATCGAAAGGAGGGAAGCTGACATCGATCCGGCTGCAAAACGGACAGGAAATCAAAAGGGAGGCAGGGATTGTGGTCACAGACTTGGCGCAGTCTGCTCCTTTTGCGGAACAGCTCGGCTGCGAGATCACTCCAAACGGCGGGATTAAAGTGGATTCATTTGGACGAACAACAGTTGAAGGAGTATTTGCATGCGGAGATACATCACTCAGCACGCCTTCTCAGCTGGTGATTGCGGCGGCGGAGGGCAATAAAGCGGCGGCTGGAGTCATCATGGATTTAGTTGAAGCTGCATTTCTTTTGGAGGCATAA